The following coding sequences lie in one Rutidosis leptorrhynchoides isolate AG116_Rl617_1_P2 chromosome 6, CSIRO_AGI_Rlap_v1, whole genome shotgun sequence genomic window:
- the LOC139853610 gene encoding uncharacterized protein has protein sequence MASYLLASDSDSEDVRIIQLIQELDEESEVEERNDALGRQSFTTLQKCTSAIRQLAYGLSPDALDEYLHMSEQTSVICLDNFCKCIIDLHKSRYMRSPTATDVARLYSAHEEKHGFKGMLGSIDFFDALKKGTTPSTPFEVNGHQYSKGYYLADGIYPDWATLIKGMSCPTDEPRKEQRVSNSGRDQDVVTREIRDRVVHDQLTEDLIEHIWNLPTAFRPTN, from the exons ATGGCGTCATATTTACTAGCTTCCGATTCAGATTCGGAGGATGTTCGTATTATCCAACTTATTCAAGAATTGGACGAAGAGTCTGAAGTCGA AGAAAGAAATGATGCACTTGGTAGGCAGTCGTTTACTACTTTACAAAAGTGTACTTCGGCTATACGTCAATTGGCTTATGGATTAAGCCCCGATGCTCTCGATGAATATTTACATATGAGTGAGCAAACCTCAGTAATATGTTTAGACAACTTTTGTAAATGTATTATTGATTTACATAAAAGTCGATACATGAGATCTCCCACAGCAACCGATGTTGCACGATTATATAGTGCACATGAGGAGAAGCATGGATTCAAGGGTATGCTCGGTAGTATCGATT TTTTTGATGCACTAAAGAAGGGAACAACTCCATCTACACCATTTGAGGTTAATGGTCATCAATACAGCAAAGGTTATTACCTTGCCGATGGTATATATCCTGATTGGGCGACACTAATCAAAGGAATGTCGTGCCCCACAGATGAACCAAGGAAAGAGCAACGTGTTAGTAATAGTGGACGTGACCAAGACGTTGTTACAAGAGAAATAAGGGATAGAGTGGTGCACGACCAGCTGACTGAAGATTTAATCGAGCATATT
- the LOC139852513 gene encoding uncharacterized protein C24B11.05-like, with product MASSSPFDCLIFDLDDTLYSSNIGFGDATKRNIDDFLIEKCGFEQRKASALRVQLFKTYGSTLAGLRALGYDVSADDYHSIVHGRLPYHLIKPDPQLRNILLTIPQRKIIFTNSDRIHAMKALSLLGIDDCFEQIICFETMNPNLFNNKKCSSPQEFPVVLKPSLDAINIAIDVAEIDPSRTLFLDDNVRNIAAGKAVGLRTVLVGKTMKTNEADYALEKIHNLMQVVPEIWFTKKEKTSVKRTPSDLNSTLNPTHVAA from the exons ATGGCTTCCTCTTCTCCTTTCGATTGTCTCATTTTCG atttggACGACACTTTGTACTCGTCTAACATCGGGTTTGGTGATGCAACTAAACGTAACATAGATG ATTTTCTCATTGAAAAATGTGGATTTGAGCAAAGGAAAGCCTCCGCACTTCGTGTTCAACTCTTCAAAACTTATGGAAGCACTCTTGCAGGATTAAGA GCATTAGGATATGATGTTAGCGCTGATGATTATCATAGCATCGTGCACGGAAGGTTGCCTTACCATCTCATCAAACCAGATCCTCAGTTACGAAACATTTTGCTCACTATTCCTCAACGCAAAATC ATTTTCACCAATTCGGACAGGATTCATGCGATGAAGGCACTAAGTCTTTTAGGGATCGATGATTGTTTCGAGCAGATCATTTGTTTTGAGACTATGAATCCAAATTTATTTAATAACAAAAAGTGTTCATCACCTCAGGAGTTTCCTGTGGTTTTAAAGCCTTCGTTAGACGCCATCAATATCGCTATCGATGTAGCTGAGATTGATCCAAGCCGAACG CTGTTTCTTGATGACAATGTTCGAAACATTGCAGCAGGCAAAGCAGTTGGCCTTCGAACTGTTTTG GTTGGAAAAACAATGAAAACAAATGAAGCAGATTATGCATTGGAGAAAATACATAACCTAATGCAAGTTGTTCCTGAAATTTGGTTCACGAAAAAGGAAAAAACTAGCGTTAAACGCACACCGAGTGACTTAAACTCGACTCTCAACCCGACCCATGTTGCTGCTTAG
- the LOC139853611 gene encoding secreted RxLR effector protein 161-like, which yields MVSLYANCSKFADPTQYRSLVGALQYLTITQPDISYAVNQVSQFLQSPTVDHFQGIKRILRYVKGTFTYGLSFLYSTKPTLLGYSDADWARCIETHRSTYGYSIFLGGNLVSWSAKKQPTVARSSCESEYCALANTAAEIVWITHLLHELYVLPPTRPTILCDNKSAIFLSQNTVAHKRAKHIDIDYHFIRELVSSGKLVTQFVPITLQLADIFTKSLPKPLFDSFRTKLRVGPPPIRLREERGGGGGGGY from the exons ATGGTGTCATTATATGCAAATT gttccaAGTTTGCGGATCCTACTCAATATCGTTCGCTGGTTGGCGCTCTTCAATATCTTACCATCACCCAACCAGATATTTCTTATGCCGTAAATCAAGTCAGTCAATTCCTACAGTCTCCTACTGTGGATCATTTTCAAGGTATCAAGAGGATTTTGCGCTATGTTAAGGGCACTTTTACTTATGGCTTATCTTTTCTTTATTCGACCAAGCCTACTCTTCTTGGTTATTCTGATGCAGATTGGGCTCGTTGCATTGAGACTCACCGCTCGACATATGGATATTCAATATTTCTTGGTGGCAATTTAGTTTCTTGGAGTGCCAAGAAACAACCGACTGTTGCTCGTTCCAGTTGTGAATCCGAATATTGTGCATTGGCAAATACTGCCGCTGAAATAGTATGGATTACTCATCTCCTACATGAACTGTATGTTCTTCCTCCAACTAGGCCAACTATCTTATGTGATAATAAGAGTGCTATCTTTTTGAGTCAGAATACAGTTGCTCATAAGCGTGCTAAACATATTGACATTGATTATCATTTTATTCGTGAGCTTGTCTCTTCTGGCAAGCTGGTTACTCAGTTTGTGCCCATTACACTCCAGTTGGCGGATATCTTCACCAAGAGTCTTCCTAAGCCTCTATTTGATTCTTTTCGTACCAAGCTTCGGGTCGGACCACCTCCCATTCGCTTGAGAGAGGAgaggggtggggggggggggggggggtattaG